gatcatagacatgaaactaaaagatgcttactccttggaagaaaagttatgaccaacctagacagcatattaaaaaacagagatgttactttgccaacaaaagtctgtctagtcaaggttatggtttttccagtagtcatgtatggatgtgagagttggactgtaaagaaagctgagtgctgaagaatagttggttttgaacggtggtgttggagaagactcttgagagtcccttggactgcaaggagatccaacccactcatcctaaaggaagtcagtcctgaatattctttggaaggactgttgctgaagtgaaactctagtactttggccacttgatgcgaagaactgactcactagaaaaggccctgatgctgggaaagattgaaggtgggaggagaaggggacgacagaggatgagatggttagatggcatcactgactcaatggacatgagtatgagtaaattctggaatttggtgatggacagggaggcctggcgtgctgcagtcaatggagtcgcaaagaatcagatatgactgaacaactgaactgaactgatggagtaCATATTGGTAATTATTTTTCCCTCTACTTACACTTCCTCTTATCTCCTTGGAAGAAGGCTTTTAGTTCTATGTGGAATATTAATAGGTAAGGGAAGCAGCTTTTCCAGAAATGAGTTcaggagagaaaaagagtaaAAGTTCTTCCCTTTACCTCTCTATCCTCTGTCTTATTGTTCACGATGGTCACAAATGATGAAAACTGTAGTTTGAAAATATTATAACACCATGCCCATCTTTGTTTTTAATCAatggaaataaaactattttaaataaacatattttaaaatagtgatgCAAACATATtagagaaatgaagtgaaagaaaatgaatggtTAGAGCATAGATACGAATTTGCTgcatttacatacacacatgtgagggggaaaacatatatatatatatgtatatatatatatatatctcagggAATCTGAAAATAAGCCATTCCATTTATGCTCACTTGGTTTTCAACAGGGATGCCAAGATAATGTGGTAGAGAGAGAATTCTTTTCAACAAAACCTACTAGAATAATTAAGTCCattttgaaagaatgaatttggagCACTCTGCAAAGTAAGAAAGTTAATTCATAATAAACCTTATATCTAAATATGAAAGGTAATATTATtaaactcctggaagaaaacattaGAGTAAATCTTTTTGACTTTGGGATGGACAATGGTTCTTAGATATGACTAATAAaggacaaatgaaaaaagaaaaagtggatgctgaacatcatgaaattaaaaacttttgaggTTTCAAAGATATCATCAAGAGAATGAATAGAAGActaacagaatggaagaaaaacttGTAAATAATATGTCTGATAAGTACCTAGTATCCAGAATACATTCAAATCCAAacacatggaattttttttccattttaaacatttcttctggttttgaaatataatctgcttccctgatggcttagaggctgaaaaatctgcttgcagtgcaggagacctgggttcaatccctggaatggaaagatcccctggataagggaaaggctacccactgcagtgtgtctggagaattccatggagtttctgggctacagtctatgggatcacaaagagtaggacactactgatagaataacactttcactttttttttcatatagctttgtgtaagtttaaagtgtataatataatgatttgatttacatgCATCATGAAGTAATAACCACAATAAGAACATCCATCATCTGCTatggatacaaaataaaagggaaaaaagtatcCTTTTTCTTTGTAATGAGAGCTCTAAGGATTtcctctcttaacaactttcatagaAAACATATAGCagtgttatttatatttatcatattttatattacatctagtacttatttatcttagaaCTGGATATTTGTCCTATCTTTATCCACTTCCCCTTCTCTCCAGCTCCctgcctttggtaaccataaatctgatctatttttctataaatttgttagtttgtttgcttttaaggtATAAATTACCAACAACATTATATTAGTGCCTAATGGGTAATAAGCTGATTTGctatttctatacattttgaaATTAACATCAATAAGTCTTGTTACCAGCTTTCACCTTTCAAAGATATTACATAATAATcaactatattccccacactgttcATGCCTatcacttgtttattttgtaactggaaaatTATACCTCTTAAAGTCTCTCACCAActtctctcctgccctctcttccttccctctggcaacaatctgtttattctctgtatctataacaGTTTCTGCTTGcctatgttgtttatttttttctgttttgtagattccaaatataagtgaaatcatatagtattcgtctttctctatctgacttatttcacttaacattctCTAAGTTCATTTATGTTGTCTCAgatagcaagatttcattcttttttatgtatgagaagtattccattgtataaatatataccacatctcctttatccaatTGTCTATTATATCATTGAGTCTTTAGGCATACATATCTTGGtcaataatgcttcagtgaacttCAGGGTGTATATATAGTTTTGAAttagtgattttgtttcctttaggtAAATACTCAGGTGTGGAGTGTCTGGACtgtatagtagttctatttttaatttttgaggaaccttcatactgttttccattgtgtttACATGCCACTAACAGGGCATGAGGATTTCCTTTTCCATGCATCTTTACCAACAGTTTTTGCTTATTGCCTTTTTGTTTGCCATTCTGACAGTAATGAGGTATCTCCTTggatttgatttgtatttctctgaagaTAAGTGAagctgagcatcatttcatgggTCTGGTAGTCATCCATATGTCTTTGAAAACAacacctctgcccatttttaaattgggttcttTGTTTTCTAGATGCTGAGTAATACAGGTTATTTTTAGATTTTGGATATTAGCCTGTTTTCAGACATAGTGTTTtcaaaatatcttctcccattcactagactgatttttcattttgctaaGTTTCTTGTGCTGCACAATGTCTTTTCAGTTTGATGCAGACCCTTTtgcttaattttacttttatttcttaggctgaggagacatatccaaaaaaCTTTTTTGATACTGCCGTAAACTTTTCTGATACTCACCCTGAGAAAAAGTCACATACCACGCAAAGACAAAGTTTGAAAGTCAACTTTCAAATTAGAGTATTTTCTCCTTTCTATGTTTactgaaacaaaaacaatgacataaattagaaataaagtacTACTCTGAACTTAGCTCTCATATCCAGGtaatatattttaacaatatgTTATGTGCAGGACTGGATGTgcaaactaaaaaaattttttttccaagaaaatatAATGTGTAATGTTCAGAGAAGTAAAGTGTTTTATACTGAGCAGTCATTATGGAACCTTCCATTTCAGGCATTTAAGGAGATACATTCTTCCTCAAGGAAGATTGAAAAGATAGCAAGAGAAAAAATTGTCTGATTCATACTTCCAATGGCAAATGGCAGATAAGACATCCCCAATGACACTATGTCACCTTAATGTTCCCTGTTTTATCAACTATAGAGCAGTTTTCTATTTCCAGAGGGGAAATATGctcaaactgagaaaaaaaagcaagaggtaattttttttttctaattagtatTAATAAATGGGAGACGGTGAGAAATTCAGCAAATAGTTAAGTAAGAGAGAAGTCTGGCTCTACACAGAGTGGAAATAAATTGAGAGATGACTCAGATTTCCTTCTACCTggttgaaaagaaacaaaacattatctatagtgaaacagatcaccagcccaggtgggatgcatgagacaagtgcctgggcctggtacactgggaagacccagaggaatcgggtggagagggaggtgggaggggggatcgggatggggaatacatgtaactccatggctgattcatgtcaatgtatgacaaaacccactgcaatgttgtgaaatggttggcctccaactaataaaaatacatgaaaaaaaaaaaaagaaaagaaacaaaaagattgTCAACAAATTATTATGATTAAACACAGAACCTTTTTGCCCTGTGACCAACTGCACAGAGAGATATTCTATCAATTCAAAATTCTCTCCTACTCAGAGATTTTCTCAGAGCAACTTTCACATCTTTATTTCTCAAGCTGTAGATTAAAGGGTTCATCATGGCAACACACTGCTATAAAAGACAGAAGAGACTTCTTTCATCCATAGGCCCAGTAGATGAAGGTTTGAGATACATAAATGTACATGatccaaagaagagaaaaacagcaaTGATGTGGGGATAGCAGGTACTGAAGGTTTTGGAGCTGCCTTCTATGGAGCTGATGTGGAAGATGTCAGTGAGGATGAGATCATAAGAGACTAAGATGGTGGGACTGGGCACAATGATGTCGATGCCCACCACAATGAAAACTACCAGCTCACTGATGTGGCTACCTGTGCAGGAGAGCTTGAGCAGAGGAAAGACATCACAGAAATAATGGTTGATGTTGTTTGTATCACAGAAGGCCAGTCTCAGCATGCATGCAGTGTGAACCATGACACCAGAAAATGCCATCAAGTAGGAAACAAGCATAAGGCTGGAACACACTTTAGGGGACATGACAACATTATACAAGAGTGgtttacagatggccacatagcagtCATAGGCCATTGATGTCAGCAGATAGCATTCAGTAATGATGAAAAAACTGAAAGAGTAGAGCTGAGTCTTGCATCCCATATAAGAAATGATATTCTTCTTTGATATAAAGTTAATCagcatgttgggtgcatatacagAAGAATAGAAGAGGTCTATGAAGGAAAagttaaagaggaaaaagtacatgggagTGTGTACGTGTGAATTCAGTGCAATTATCATTATCAGTCCCAAATTTCCCAGCACAATGACCATGTACATTCCTAGGAACAGGAAGAACAGAGGGAGTTGGAAATCATGTCAATCTGTTAATTCCAACAGAATGAATTTGGTCACAAAAGAGACATTTCCAGGAGCCATTCTTCTCTAAGGGAATCTGTGGATACAGGAGGAAAGTGTTCCATTAGAGAACAACTCAGCTCTTCCCACAGTGTCTCATCCTACAAAAgagtatttttgctgttgttgagtttttaagtcatgtctgacccttttgtgactccatgaactggctccatgtccatgggatttcccaggcaagaatactagagtgggttgccatttccttttccgggggatcttcctgacccagggattgaacatgcatctcctgcattagaagaTGGAGTCTTAgcaccgagccaccaggaaagatcaGCACTAAAGGGTACAAACAGTGTGGATGCCTGATGCTATCCCAACCTAGTCCCATACAATCTGCCTTTACCTTTATCATGATACAGTGATGTGTATTCAGCTTTTTTAAGCTAAATACAGTAAAGGATATCACAAACAGCTTACAGAGGAAAGGCCAGTGCTACCATATGCAAACATACCagctgagaaaatgaagagagaagaGGGTTGGATTCAGACACTATCGATTCTACCCTCATCTCAACATTTCCTCATTCACTTGAGCTCTTCCCTCATCAGTAGAACTGCAAGCAGTGACCCTAGCAACTAGGAGCTGGCTTCTAATACACATTAGACTTCATGTGGTCAGAACCAAGAATTCTGTTTCTAATCTAAGAAAATGGTCTATGAGAATTAAGTAACTTCCCTTGTCACAAAGTAAAAGCCATAAAGGTTAAAGAGTGAGAGCTTTATCCTCTTAGAGGAAACTTTGTGACTGATATGTTTTGAGCCCACTCATGTTTTGGGACATTCTCAGATCCCTCTCCAATAGATCCCCTGGGATCACTTGAGTctcagaactatacaaaatgagAAAGATTAGGCATGTATTAGGTTCCCCAACTTTCATCTCAAAACAAGGaataaatattgtaaattaaattaCGTATATAAGTTGAATTCAGAAACTCACCCTTCTTAGTTCAGAAAACCACAGAGCTGGTTCCCTTATCATTGATTGTCACTCTGTTGATATTGGAAATGTAATTTCAGATTCTTtgggcttgatttccttgattctaAGAGGAGATAATCTAGACATATGCTTAGGAAATGTTTTATGATCTAGTGTAATTTATGATTATATTGTCCTTTCAAGCAGTAAAAAAAGTAAAAGGCTTTAATTATCACACTTGCTAGTAATTATACACAGAAAGAATTAGTGTGAATATAATGATGTAATGCTGTTGGATAAAAACTGGGTAGAAGCTTTCTAAGTCTCTTCCCTGAGGTGtagattatatacatatatatatgtatatacatatatacatacatgtattcatgtatgtatacatacatatatatgcatatatacatatataaatacatatataaatatatatatgtatatatatatatataaatggaataaggAAATTATAGATCCCTGTGTGTGATCTGTCTTTAGTTCTTTAGTTCTTATGGACCtattctttttatcatttttgcTTTACTCCGGGGACTGTGCCTCCCTCAGGTAGATCCAAAGTTAATTCTCATCTCTTCATTATCTTCACCTCTGAAGGGAAAGCTAGGACACTGCTTGATTCCCTCTCTATGCCCATTTCCTAAGTGGACATATTTCTGTAAGAGTCTTACTTCCagctgtctttgtttttttatctgaaattttttaaatggtgcaATATTCAAGTTTTGCAGCAATATGTTTCATATTATACATGTAAGCATCCTAATTCGATTCCCCTCCTTTTAGTGAGGTCCAAACTGACACACAGAGCTTTGGTTGCTAACAAGAAGTGCTAATTAACTTGATTCCTTAATCCATTGctaaatgtaaattttaagtGTTATTTAAACTTCTATATTATTTTATCCACAATATTCTGATAGAATGAAATCTAATTTGGCcgaaagtttattttttctaaaaatgaaacaaatcaaattttgaggcttttcaaaTGGAAATCTTGTGACCAACTTtaacatatttttggcacgtcaATTAATGCTAAAATACAAAACAGAGTGGCTGCACCTCTGTATGCTTACAAGGGTTCCCAAGTAGTGTAATTATTATTTACTTCTTTAGATACACGTTTTTCTGAAAAGGGAAGAGACATTTTTTTCAAACGGGTAagatgtaaatgaaaaaaatttccaactgggtcaactattttttaaatataggcCTTGGCATGTGAAAATAATATATGTTGATATTGAGATCAAGGGATATGGTTTGAGTGCCATGAAAATGATAAATCAAGGAAATAGCAAGGGGTTAAAAATTGTAAGTCAATGTTGAACatctaaaaatacagaaaagcaagCTTTTCAGTGCTGTTCAGTTCATAATATGTAACCCTTCAGAGgagattcagttcagctcagtcacagtcgtgtctgactctttgccaccccatgagctgcagcacgccaggcctccctgtccaacaccaactcctggagcctacacaaactcatgtccattgagtcggggatgctatccagccatctcaccctcttttgtccccttctcctcctgccttcaatctttcccagcatcagggtcttttcaaatgagtcagctctttgcatcaggtggccaaagtattggagtttcagcttcaacatcagtacttccaatgaacacccaggactgatctcctttaggatgtactggttggatctccttgctgtccaagggactctcaagagtcttcttcaacaccacagttcaaaagcttcaattcttctatgctcaaccctctttatagtccaactctcacatccatacatgactactggaaaaaccatagtcttgactagacaggcctttgttggcaaagtaatgtctctgcgttttaatatgctgtctaggttggtcataactttccttccaaggagtaagtgtcttttaatttcaaggctgcagtcaccacctgcagtgattttggagccccccaaaataaagtctgtcactgtttccactgttttcccatctatttgccatgaagtgatggggcctagtgccatgatcttagtcttctgaatgtagagctttaagtcaactttttcactctcctctttcactttcctcaagaggcttttagttcttcttcattttctgccataagggtggtgtcatctgcatatctgaggttattgatatttctcctggcaatcttgatttcagcttgtacttcatccagcccagcattttgcatggtgttctctgcatataagttaaataagcagggtgacaatatagagccttgatgtacaccttttcctatttggaaccagtctgttgctccatgtccagttctaactgttgcttcctgacctgcatatatgtttctcaagaggcaggtcaggtggtctggtattcccatctctttcagaattttccacagcttattgtgatccacacagtcaaaggttttggcatagtcaataaagcagaaatatatgtttttctgaaactctcttgctgttttgataatccagcagatgttggcaatttgatctctggttcctctgccttttctaaaaccagcttgaacatctggaagttcatggttcacatattgctgaagcctggcttagagaattttgagcattactttgctagcgtgtgatatGAGTGTGACTGAgagggagtttgagcattctttggcattgccaaagAATTTACCGAAATTACAAtcaatatatgtaccacatctttattcaatcacctgtcaatgaacatttatattgttttcatatcatggctattgtgaatattgtTGCTTTGAATATAGGAGTACATGTAACTTTTGTAATTGTAGTTTtgactggatatatgcccaggagtggggttgctggatctaAGGTGATACTTTTGGCATGTTTGAAAAAAGCATAATGGTTTTATTTACTGACAGGAGTGAGGGAAAGAGATGATGATAAGCACTGAGATGTAACATATTGGTTTCTGCAGGCCATTGTAAAACTTGGTACTTTGAGTGAAATTGAATACAGGAATTTATAACACAGTGACATGCTTTAAAAAGATGATCTTGGTTGTTGTGTTGGGAATATACTGTATGAAGCAATGGATGAATCAAGGATTTAGTCAGGAGGACTTACTTTGTAGtaataaaagtaagaaataacATTTTCTCAAATTTAGGTGGTTGTATCAGATCTGTGATATATAGTGTAATtatgaatgtattaaaaatagTCATATTTTATTGCATGATGTTTAAAACTCTTGTTTGGGAAGAGATACCTTAAGCAAACCAGGAGACTAATAGTAGATCAGAGAAATATATCATTTAATGATGGTGACAAACATTAGACTAATATCTATTATTgtcaaattaataataatataaaatggaTTGAAGATATTCAGCCTCCTACCCCATTagtggcacagagctcctaaaacccttggaaacCAAAGCATGAGAAAGATCAAGGTGTACTTGGtaatgttaatgaggtgactttgggGCCTCATCTAAGGATGCTGACTGGTTGCCAGAAGAACCAACCTTATTATTAGGGGGTTGGAGCTTCCAGTCTCTTCCTAGAACTTCTAGAATTCcatggaggggagaggggctgaagATTGGGTtcaatcaccaatggccaatgatttgATCAATCATGCCTGTGCAATGAAGCCTCCATTAAACCTCAAATTGATGGGATTCCAtgagcttctgggttggtgaaagTGTGGAGATGCTGGGAGAGCTGTGTACCTGAGAAGGGCATGGAAGCTCCACACTCTTTCTGCAGACCTTGCCCTATTCATCTCTTCTATCCAGATGTTCATCTGTATCTTATATCAGATCATTTTATAATAAGCTGGTAACTATAAGTAAACTTTTCCTGtattctgtgagccactctagctGATGAATCAAATTTGAGGAGGGAGCCCATGGGAGACATTCTGGGAAATTATCCCATTAAAATAAAAGTACTGGAATATCAAGTATATGTACAATGTTGAATATTTTAATATAGCTGTTGGATAGAAATTATAGATCTCTATCAAAGGGGAGTGGTTTGATGTATTAGAACATATCCACAACATAGACTTTTAGAGATGTTTTAGTATAATTCTGTTAGATGAAAAAAgcaaagggtcaaaaatatgaagtttgtAATCAATTGTAAAGTCTTCAtagttgtaattattttttatatcagTGAGTAGGTGTTCTTGGTTATAATCATGGATAATTGAGGGTTACTGATGGATGGATAAGAGATCATATAGGAATGAGAGTGCTAAGGAAAAGGAAAtcatatgctttaaaaatataaaatatgcatcATATGGTCACTTATGCCATAATGTTAAAACATGTATGGGTAGGAAGGTGTGCATGTCATATTTTTATAGGTTTAAAAACTTCATTAGCTATGTGTTAGCAATAGTACCCCAAAGTCAAAGAAACACTAGAAGTAAGACAAGGGAAGAGGAAATCCCTAATGTGAAATTTTGAGTAAAATATTGAGCTTCCAAAGACACCAgggttaaattattaaattatcttCATACTATATAAACAATTTCCTAAGTCTGTATTTCCTTGAGGATTTGTGCTATGCAGAGGCTCCTGAGAAAATCTCTTTATCAAATCCCTGAGATCTTGAATCtcagaataaaatacatattattatGTTGAAAACCAAGAGTgctgtttggattcctttttgtGGTTTAATGATCACCTCTGGGCAAAACCTTAATTAAAAATCATTATCTTCATCTGACTGACTCTCAGAGCAAAAGAAATGCTGAGACTTATAAATGCTCTGAGCCCCTCCACAGGGATGGAGGAGACGGGGTGAGTTCAGTTCTGCTGCCTCTTGCAGCAGAAGAGCTCTTCCTCTTTGGAGAGCCATGGTGGAGGGGGAACCACAAAGACAGTTCTGATGCCTGTAGAAAAACAAGATTGAGCATTGAATCCTTTTTGTTTATTATGTCTTTCACAAACCATCGCCATTGGAAAGTAACAGATTTTTCTGCTTCCCCCAATTCTGGCCCTGAGATAACGTCTGGCCCACAACTAACGGGTCTGTGGGCgaggaaattagaaattaaaggTAGTGCTGAGATCAGTGGGTTTGCAGTGTTTCTAAGCCTTGTACTCTTTAGGGAATTTcttatgcaggagacccaggttctaggCCTGACTTAATGACTTCCTTGTGTATGCTTGAGAAGCCAAAAGtttctctctgagtctgtttccccaaCTCTGCTTTGGACTTGTGATTATGATCGCCCCCTACACAATGTCCAGTCTGCATTGGTAGCTAGCACAGGGTAGATGAATTGTGGTaagtaaatattaacaaatacaaaCTTAAGCAGGTGAAGGAATAAAAACTGTTAGTGACAAATTGAGgggagaaaaggtgagaaatgctTGCTCTTCTTACATTCTCTTGAACTCTTACATTCTCCCAGTATTACTATGCTGATGCCCCCTCAGCACTCGCCTTTCTCAGTATGAGCAGAGCCAGatgcatttatttataatttatttctgtaaaatagtTAAGCCTCAGCAGAGTCTTTGGGTTCTTGGTCCTGAATGGACTGGCCATGGGATTGCATGGGGAATCTGAGTTCTGCCTCAAATATGACCCTATTCTCTTATCTTTCAGATCCCACTGGAAGAGAATGGATGTTGGAAACAGCTCATTGGTCACTGAGTTTATTCTTGTGGGTTTAACTAAACATCTGGAGATCCAGGTGCCCCTGTTCTTCCTCTTCTTGGGAATTTACATCATCACCGTGGCAGGAAACCTGGGCTTAGTCACTCTAATTAGACTGACTTCTCAGCTCCACACTCCAATGTACTACTTCCTCTTTAATTTATCCTGTATTGATCTCTGTTACTCTTCTGTCATCACCCCCAAACTGTTGGTAAACTTTGTGTCAAAGAGGAACACAATCTCCTATGCAGGGTGCATGACTCAGCTGTTTTTCTACTGCTTCTTTGTCAATGCAGAGTGCTATGTACTGACAGTGATGGCCTATgatcgctatgtggccatctgcaagcccctGCTGTATAAGGTCACCATGTCCACTCAGGTCTGTTCTTTAATGGCTGTGATTGTGTATTTGGGAGCCTTTATTGCTGCCTGGGCCCACACAGGATGCATGTTGAGGTTGACCTTCTGTGATGCCAACACCATCAACCACTACATGTGTGACATCCTCCCCCTCCTGGAGCTCTCCTGCACCAGCACTCACATCAATGAACTGGTGGTTCTCATCATCGTTGGCTTTGATGTTGCTGTGCCTGGACTCACTGTCATTGTCTCATATGTTTTTATCCTCTCCAGTATCCTCCGCATCAGTTCCACAGAAGGAAGATCCAAAGCCTTCAGTACTTGTAGCTCACATATAATTGTTGTCTCTGTTTTCTTTGGATCAGGGGCATTCATGTATCTTCATCCTTCTTCAGTTTTGTCCATGAACCAGAAGAAAGTGTCCACCATATTCTATACTATTTTGGTGCCCATGCTTAATCCTCTGATCTACAGCTTCAGAAACAAGGAGGTTAAGGTCGCCCTGAAGAAAACCTTGAGTAGAAACATATCTTTCTAAACTGGAACAGTATTAATTATGATAATAGAATACacctttctttcaaaataatttttttctatatagaGTTCTTTCACACAGGACGAAGTTAGGTATAATAGAAAGTCTGTGTAATAGAAAGACTTTGATTTAGAAGGTTTGGGTTTAATACTCTGCAAAATACGGGTATCCTGTTACTTTATAGGGTTATTGGGAAGAAACTGATGCAA
Above is a genomic segment from Dama dama isolate Ldn47 chromosome 2, ASM3311817v1, whole genome shotgun sequence containing:
- the LOC133066742 gene encoding olfactory receptor 8B8-like, encoding MDVGNSSLVTEFILVGLTKHLEIQVPLFFLFLGIYIITVAGNLGLVTLIRLTSQLHTPMYYFLFNLSCIDLCYSSVITPKLLVNFVSKRNTISYAGCMTQLFFYCFFVNAECYVLTVMAYDRYVAICKPLLYKVTMSTQVCSLMAVIVYLGAFIAAWAHTGCMLRLTFCDANTINHYMCDILPLLELSCTSTHINELVVLIIVGFDVAVPGLTVIVSYVFILSSILRISSTEGRSKAFSTCSSHIIVVSVFFGSGAFMYLHPSSVLSMNQKKVSTIFYTILVPMLNPLIYSFRNKEVKVALKKTLSRNISF
- the LOC133066736 gene encoding olfactory receptor 8B3-like, translating into MYMVIVLGNLGLIMIIALNSHVHTPMYFFLFNFSFIDLFYSSVYAPNMLINFISKKNIISYMGCKTQLYSFSFFIITECYLLTSMAYDCYVAICKPLLYNVVMSPKVCSSLMLVSYLMAFSGVMVHTACMLRLAFCDTNNINHYFCDVFPLLKLSCTGSHISELVVFIVVGIDIIVPSPTILVSYDLILTDIFHISSIEGSSKTFSTCYPHIIAVFLFFGSCTFMYLKPSSTGPMDERSLFCLL